A window of the Dyadobacter pollutisoli genome harbors these coding sequences:
- the rpsE gene encoding 30S ribosomal protein S5, whose protein sequence is MSTNTKPSKVNESDLKERVVAINRVAKVVKGGRRFSFSAIVVVGDGNGVVGYGLGKANEVTDAIAKGIDDAKKNLIQIPMLKHTVPHEMEGKFSGGFVLIKPAAPGTGVLAGGPMRAVLESAGIKDVLAKSKGSSNPHNVIKATIDALLKMRAPHQVAFQRGVKLEKVFNG, encoded by the coding sequence ATGTCTACAAATACAAAACCTTCAAAGGTTAACGAATCTGACTTGAAAGAACGCGTTGTAGCGATCAATCGGGTAGCAAAAGTAGTAAAAGGTGGTCGTCGTTTCAGCTTTTCGGCCATAGTTGTGGTTGGTGACGGAAACGGAGTAGTTGGTTATGGCTTAGGTAAAGCCAATGAAGTTACTGACGCAATTGCGAAAGGAATTGATGACGCTAAGAAAAACCTGATTCAAATTCCAATGTTAAAACATACTGTTCCTCACGAGATGGAAGGTAAATTTAGCGGAGGTTTTGTATTGATCAAACCGGCGGCTCCTGGTACTGGTGTTCTTGCGGGTGGTCCTATGCGGGCGGTACTTGAAAGTGCTGGTATCAAGGATGTACTTGCTAAATCCAAGGGATCTTCTAATCCACATAATGTTATCAAAGCTACAATTGATGCACTTTTGAAAATGAGGGCTCCGCATCAGGTTGCTTTCCAACGTGGCGTTAAATTAGAGAAAGTATTCAACGGTTAA
- the rpmD gene encoding 50S ribosomal protein L30: MSKVRITQVKSTIDRPERQKLTIKALGLGKLNRSVEKENSDAIAGMIRKVSHLVKVEEI; encoded by the coding sequence ATGTCAAAAGTACGTATTACACAAGTTAAGAGCACCATTGATCGTCCAGAGAGACAGAAGCTTACAATTAAGGCGCTAGGTCTTGGTAAGTTGAACAGATCAGTAGAGAAAGAAAACAGCGATGCTATTGCGGGAATGATTCGCAAGGTAAGCCATTTGGTTAAAGTTGAGGAAATTTAA
- the rplO gene encoding 50S ribosomal protein L15 encodes MNLSSLQPASGSVKVGKRVGRGQGSGKGGTAARGHKGAQSRSGYSRKVGFEGGQMPLQRRLPKFGFNNINRVEYKALNLDAIQALAEKTGASVVTLELIRENGLCAKKDLVKILNRGEISTAVEVQAHGFSASAVESIEKVGGKAVKL; translated from the coding sequence ATGAATCTTAGTTCATTACAACCGGCTTCGGGTTCCGTTAAGGTAGGAAAGCGAGTTGGACGTGGTCAGGGATCCGGAAAAGGTGGTACTGCTGCACGTGGACACAAAGGAGCTCAATCCCGCTCGGGTTATAGCCGGAAGGTAGGATTTGAAGGAGGGCAGATGCCACTTCAAAGACGGTTACCTAAATTCGGATTTAACAATATTAATAGAGTTGAATACAAGGCTCTAAATCTGGATGCTATTCAGGCGCTTGCTGAAAAGACAGGTGCGAGTGTAGTAACCCTTGAATTAATTCGTGAGAATGGTCTTTGTGCTAAAAAAGATCTTGTGAAAATCTTGAATAGAGGGGAGATTTCGACGGCGGTTGAGGTTCAGGCTCATGGTTTCTCAGCGTCAGCTGTTGAATCTATTGAGAAAGTAGGAGGTAAAGCGGTTAAACTATAA
- the secY gene encoding preprotein translocase subunit SecY produces MKRFLETIKHIFAIEELRTRILNTLLFITIFRLGSYVALPGVEPDQMNVSSQGLLGLLDTFLGGAFSKASIFALGIMPYISASIAIQLLTMALPYFQKMQKEGESGRKKLNQITRVLTIVVTLVQGTAYLNTTVPDEALLVTRSLFSISSVFVLTAGTMFCMWLGERITDKGIGNGISMLIMIGIVSRFPGAIYKEFVSRGSGGILLFVLEIVALYFVIMGAVMLTQAVRRIPIQYAKQVVGNRVMGGQRQYLPLKLNAAGVMPIIFAQALMFIPSLGASYFAEKSDFASNVATIFANYTTWQYNLLFAVLIIVFTFFYTAISVNPQQIADDMKRGGGFIPGVKPGQQTSEYISSVLDRITFPGSLMLAIVATLPAFASLLGVSTDFAHFFGGTSLLIMVGVVLDTLQQVESYLLMRRYEGLMKSGRVKGRTESVAI; encoded by the coding sequence ATGAAACGATTTTTAGAGACTATAAAACACATATTTGCAATTGAGGAGTTGAGAACACGTATTCTCAACACTCTTTTGTTTATAACGATCTTCCGTTTGGGGTCTTACGTAGCGTTGCCGGGTGTTGAGCCCGACCAAATGAATGTTTCTTCCCAAGGCTTGTTAGGTCTTTTGGATACCTTTCTGGGTGGAGCCTTTAGTAAGGCTTCCATTTTTGCGTTGGGTATCATGCCTTACATTTCTGCTTCTATTGCGATTCAATTGTTAACTATGGCATTGCCATATTTTCAAAAGATGCAAAAAGAAGGGGAATCCGGTCGTAAAAAATTAAACCAGATTACAAGGGTTCTTACCATTGTTGTAACCCTTGTGCAAGGAACTGCTTACTTGAATACAACGGTACCAGATGAGGCCCTGTTGGTAACCAGAAGCCTATTCTCCATTTCTTCAGTATTCGTACTGACTGCCGGTACCATGTTCTGCATGTGGCTGGGAGAAAGAATTACGGATAAAGGAATTGGTAATGGAATTTCAATGCTGATCATGATTGGTATTGTTTCCCGATTCCCTGGTGCTATTTATAAGGAATTCGTTTCGAGAGGTAGCGGAGGGATTTTGCTTTTTGTTCTTGAAATCGTTGCACTGTATTTCGTGATAATGGGAGCTGTGATGTTGACACAGGCTGTTCGTAGAATTCCGATACAGTATGCAAAGCAAGTGGTAGGTAACCGAGTTATGGGTGGCCAGCGCCAGTATTTGCCTTTGAAACTGAACGCAGCGGGTGTGATGCCAATCATTTTTGCGCAGGCTTTGATGTTTATCCCATCACTGGGGGCATCTTACTTCGCTGAAAAAAGTGATTTTGCAAGTAACGTAGCTACGATTTTTGCTAATTATACTACATGGCAGTACAACTTGCTTTTTGCAGTTTTGATCATTGTTTTCACATTCTTTTATACTGCGATTTCAGTTAACCCGCAACAAATTGCGGATGACATGAAACGGGGTGGTGGGTTTATACCAGGTGTGAAGCCAGGTCAGCAGACGTCTGAATATATTAGCTCTGTTTTGGATCGCATTACCTTCCCGGGTTCTCTAATGTTAGCTATCGTGGCTACCCTGCCGGCTTTTGCAAGTTTACTGGGAGTTTCAACGGACTTTGCGCATTTCTTTGGAGGAACTTCACTGCTGATTATGGTGGGGGTTGTTTTGGATACATTGCAACAAGTAGAAAGCTATCTGTTGATGCGCAGATATGAAGGTTTGATGAAATCAGGACGAGTTAAAGGTAGAACGGAGAGCGTGGCTATCTGA
- the map gene encoding type I methionyl aminopeptidase, giving the protein MIYLKTEEEIQLIKDSAQVLGKAHAEVANWVKPGVTTGKLDAVAEEYIRDYGGIPSFKGFNKFPASLCISVNEVVVHGIPGSYVLKDGDIVSIDCGVKLNGFHSDSAYTYPVGEVSKQVMDLLTATKKSLYKGIDQAIDGLRIGDIGFAVQDYVEQRGYSVVRELVGHGVGRDLHESPEVPNYGKRGKGIRLREGMVLAIEPMINLGTKTVMQERDGWTIRTTDKKFSAHFEHTVVVRKGKAEILTTFDYIEKVTANTSLMVEVK; this is encoded by the coding sequence ATGATTTATTTAAAAACGGAGGAAGAGATACAGCTTATTAAGGATAGTGCGCAGGTTCTTGGAAAAGCGCACGCTGAGGTAGCTAACTGGGTAAAACCTGGTGTTACTACTGGAAAACTAGACGCAGTTGCCGAGGAGTATATTCGTGACTACGGAGGAATTCCTTCCTTTAAGGGTTTTAATAAGTTTCCTGCCTCTCTCTGTATATCCGTTAATGAAGTAGTGGTTCACGGAATTCCGGGAAGCTATGTTTTGAAGGATGGAGATATCGTGTCTATTGATTGTGGAGTTAAGTTAAATGGTTTCCATAGTGACAGTGCTTATACCTACCCAGTTGGGGAAGTGTCTAAACAAGTGATGGACCTTTTAACTGCTACGAAAAAGTCTTTATACAAAGGAATAGATCAGGCGATCGATGGTTTGCGGATCGGAGATATAGGTTTCGCAGTCCAAGACTACGTGGAGCAAAGAGGTTACAGTGTAGTAAGAGAGCTGGTTGGCCATGGAGTGGGGAGAGACCTTCACGAAAGCCCGGAAGTTCCAAATTACGGTAAAAGAGGAAAAGGTATTAGACTGCGTGAGGGAATGGTTTTGGCAATTGAGCCAATGATTAACCTGGGGACAAAGACTGTGATGCAGGAAAGAGACGGATGGACTATCAGGACAACTGATAAGAAGTTTTCAGCTCATTTTGAACACACGGTGGTAGTTCGCAAGGGTAAAGCCGAAATTCTGACAACATTCGATTATATAGAAAAAGTGACGGCCAACACCAGCCTTATGGTTGAAGTAAAGTAA
- the infA gene encoding translation initiation factor IF-1 has translation MAKQASIEQDGVILEALSNAMFRVVLENKHEVIAHISGKMRMHYIKILPGDRVKLEMSPYDLSKARITYRYK, from the coding sequence ATGGCAAAACAAGCATCAATCGAACAAGACGGAGTAATTCTCGAAGCATTGTCAAACGCAATGTTTCGTGTTGTATTAGAAAATAAGCATGAAGTGATTGCTCATATTTCAGGTAAAATGAGAATGCACTATATTAAAATATTACCGGGAGACCGTGTAAAACTAGAAATGTCTCCCTACGACTTATCTAAGGCAAGAATTACCTACAGATATAAGTAA
- the ykgO gene encoding type B 50S ribosomal protein L36: protein MKVKASVKKRSEDCKVIRRKGKVYVINKKNPRYKQRQG from the coding sequence ATGAAGGTCAAAGCATCAGTTAAGAAGCGCAGTGAGGACTGCAAGGTTATTCGCCGTAAGGGTAAAGTATATGTGATTAACAAGAAGAACCCACGGTATAAACAAAGACAAGGTTAA
- the rpsM gene encoding 30S ribosomal protein S13, translating to MARISGVDIPDRKRGEISLTYIFGIGRSSAKKILDKAGVDVDKKVIDWTDDESGAIRAVIAGEYKVEGALKSEVQLSIKRLMDIACYRGLRHRKGLPLRGQRTKNNSRTRKGKRKTIANKKKATK from the coding sequence ATGGCACGTATTTCAGGAGTTGATATTCCCGACCGTAAAAGAGGCGAAATCTCATTGACTTATATTTTCGGAATTGGTCGTAGCTCGGCTAAGAAGATTCTGGACAAAGCAGGAGTCGATGTAGATAAAAAAGTAATTGACTGGACAGATGATGAGTCTGGTGCTATTCGCGCGGTTATTGCAGGTGAATATAAAGTAGAAGGAGCACTTAAATCAGAAGTGCAATTGAGCATTAAACGCTTGATGGATATTGCTTGTTACCGTGGTCTTCGTCATCGTAAGGGATTGCCATTGCGTGGACAAAGAACGAAGAACAACTCACGTACTCGTAAGGGTAAACGCAAAACGATCGCGAACAAGAAAAAGGCTACTAAATAA
- the rpsK gene encoding 30S ribosomal protein S11 has protein sequence MAQNKRKDKAKKRVVVVEPVGQVHIKASFNNIIISITNSNGQVISWGSAGKMGFRGSKKNTPYAAQTAAQSAAQVAFDLGMRKAEVFVKGPGSGRESAIRTIQNAGIEVTTIRDITPLPHNGCRPPKRRRV, from the coding sequence ATGGCACAAAATAAAAGAAAAGATAAAGCTAAGAAGAGAGTTGTTGTCGTGGAGCCTGTTGGCCAGGTGCACATCAAAGCTTCTTTCAATAATATCATAATCTCTATTACGAACAGCAACGGACAGGTTATCTCCTGGGGTTCTGCGGGTAAAATGGGATTCCGTGGTTCTAAGAAAAACACTCCTTATGCAGCTCAAACAGCGGCACAAAGCGCAGCACAGGTTGCTTTTGACCTGGGAATGCGTAAGGCGGAGGTTTTTGTTAAAGGACCTGGATCAGGTCGTGAGTCTGCTATCCGTACCATCCAGAATGCTGGTATTGAAGTAACGACGATCCGCGACATTACTCCGCTTCCTCACAATGGATGTCGTCCTCCAAAGCGTCGTAGAGTATAG
- the rpsD gene encoding 30S ribosomal protein S4 produces MARYTGPKSKIARRYGEPIMGPSKALAKKNYPPGVHGKGRRSKKSEYALQLMEKQKVKFIYGILERQFRNLFEKASVKEGITGENLLKYCEARLDNTVYRLGIAPTRRAARQLVAHKHILVDGEIVNIPSYSLRPGQVVTVREKSKSLEAVTDSLAGHSSKGFNWLEWDGQQLSGKFVTFPEREQIPENINEQLIVELYSK; encoded by the coding sequence ATGGCACGTTACACAGGTCCCAAATCAAAGATTGCAAGACGTTACGGAGAACCCATTATGGGCCCGAGCAAAGCGCTTGCTAAGAAAAATTACCCTCCCGGAGTTCACGGAAAGGGTCGCCGTTCCAAAAAGTCGGAGTATGCTTTGCAATTGATGGAAAAGCAGAAGGTGAAATTTATTTACGGTATACTTGAAAGACAGTTCCGTAACTTGTTTGAAAAAGCTTCAGTTAAAGAGGGTATCACAGGTGAAAACCTTTTGAAATACTGTGAAGCCCGTTTGGATAATACAGTTTACCGCTTAGGAATCGCTCCTACAAGACGTGCTGCTCGTCAGCTTGTCGCTCACAAACACATTCTGGTAGACGGTGAGATTGTAAACATTCCTTCTTATTCATTGCGCCCGGGTCAGGTCGTGACAGTTCGTGAGAAATCGAAATCTCTGGAAGCTGTTACCGACAGTCTTGCAGGACATAGCTCCAAAGGGTTTAACTGGTTGGAGTGGGATGGCCAGCAATTGTCTGGAAAATTTGTAACATTCCCAGAACGCGAGCAAATTCCGGAGAACATCAACGAGCAGCTTATCGTTGAATTGTATTCTAAATAA
- a CDS encoding DNA-directed RNA polymerase subunit alpha, which produces MSILAFQMPDKVVMEKADDFHGLFEFKPLEKGYGVTIGNALRRILLSSLEGYAITSVKFPGVLHEFSSIEGIVEDVTEIILNLKMVRFKKVSDLNESRIVVNLKNVSVITAGDIGKFTNAFEVLNPDQVICHIDDQKEFEMELLLDKGRGYVPADEPRANELPFGYIAVDSIYTPIKNVKYSVENTRVEQRTDYERLLIDIQTDGSIHPEDALKGAANILIQHFMLFSDQTMTFEKQKAEEDNQVDEEMLRMRKLLKTSLSELDLSVRAYNCLKSADVKSLGDLVRLEISDMMKFRNFGKKSLTELEQLVADKQLTFGMDVAKYRLDED; this is translated from the coding sequence ATGTCAATATTAGCTTTCCAAATGCCTGATAAGGTCGTCATGGAAAAAGCAGATGACTTTCACGGGTTGTTTGAGTTTAAGCCTTTAGAGAAAGGTTACGGCGTGACCATTGGTAATGCGTTACGCAGAATACTTCTTTCTTCTTTGGAGGGTTATGCCATTACAAGCGTGAAGTTCCCTGGTGTACTTCATGAATTTTCTTCTATCGAAGGTATAGTTGAGGATGTAACAGAAATCATCCTGAACCTTAAAATGGTTCGTTTTAAAAAAGTTTCTGATTTGAACGAAAGCAGAATCGTAGTAAATCTTAAAAATGTATCGGTTATTACTGCCGGTGATATTGGCAAGTTTACCAACGCATTTGAAGTTTTGAACCCAGATCAGGTAATTTGTCATATTGATGACCAAAAAGAGTTCGAAATGGAGCTTCTTTTGGACAAAGGAAGAGGATATGTACCTGCTGACGAGCCACGTGCCAATGAATTGCCATTTGGTTATATCGCAGTAGACTCGATCTACACACCTATCAAGAATGTTAAATACAGTGTTGAAAATACACGTGTTGAGCAACGTACGGATTACGAACGGCTTTTAATTGACATTCAGACGGATGGTTCTATCCACCCTGAGGATGCATTGAAAGGTGCTGCAAATATTCTGATTCAACACTTTATGTTGTTCTCTGATCAAACTATGACGTTTGAGAAGCAGAAAGCAGAAGAGGACAATCAGGTGGATGAAGAAATGTTGCGTATGAGAAAACTTCTTAAGACTTCATTGTCTGAGCTTGACCTTTCAGTACGTGCATATAACTGCTTGAAATCGGCAGATGTTAAATCTCTTGGTGATTTGGTAAGGCTGGAAATTTCGGACATGATGAAGTTCCGTAATTTTGGTAAAAAATCTCTTACTGAGTTGGAGCAACTTGTTGCTGACAAACAACTCACATTTGGAATGGACGTGGCGAAATATCGCCTGGACGAGGATTAA
- the rplQ gene encoding 50S ribosomal protein L17 yields the protein MRHGKKDNHLGRTASHRKAMLSNMASSLILHKRIETTLAKAKELRKYVEPLLTRAKEDSTHNRRVVFSYLNDKESTKELFGVVSDKIAARPGGYTRIIKLGSRLGDAAETALIELVDFNDALLLANADKPAKTRRSRRGGKKAEGSETEVSAAPVKKADHPIVAESEPAVDEAPETDELPGNTDKE from the coding sequence ATGAGACACGGTAAGAAAGATAATCATTTAGGAAGAACAGCATCACACCGTAAGGCAATGCTTTCTAACATGGCTTCCTCTTTGATTCTTCACAAAAGAATTGAAACAACATTAGCAAAGGCGAAAGAACTTCGTAAGTATGTTGAGCCTCTGCTAACGCGTGCAAAAGAAGATTCTACACACAATAGAAGGGTAGTTTTTTCTTATCTGAATGACAAAGAGTCTACAAAAGAGCTTTTTGGAGTTGTTTCAGATAAAATTGCAGCTCGTCCGGGTGGATATACCCGTATCATCAAATTGGGCAGCCGTCTTGGTGATGCAGCGGAAACCGCTTTAATCGAGTTAGTTGATTTCAATGACGCTCTTCTATTGGCAAACGCTGATAAACCAGCAAAAACACGTCGTAGCAGAAGAGGCGGTAAAAAAGCAGAAGGATCAGAAACAGAAGTTTCTGCGGCTCCTGTGAAAAAGGCAGATCATCCAATTGTTGCAGAATCAGAACCTGCTGTTGATGAAGCTCCGGAAACAGACGAATTACCAGGCAACACTGACAAAGAATAG
- the carA gene encoding glutamine-hydrolyzing carbamoyl-phosphate synthase small subunit has protein sequence MNQKKEALLLLEDGTAYKGLALGIHGTTGGEICFNTGMTGYQEIYTDPSYYGQIIVNTNSHIGNYGVQLEDEEESASVKIRGMVCNTFSQIYSRDTADFSLQEYFERANIVGISNVDTRHLVRHVREKGVMNAIISSEILDEALLMEELKKIPSMDGLELSSQVTTEEAYFVGNEADSKWRIAVMDYGIKKSILTNLTSRGCYCKVFPAKTPFEEVMEWQPDGFFISNGPGDPSAMLYAVENVNQMIKSSKPLFGICLGHQLLALSSGINTYKMHHGHRGLNHPVKNLITGMCEVTSQNHGFAVNHDEIESHPDVEITHVNLNDKTIEGIRRKDYPAFSVQYHPEASPGPHDSRYLFDEFISLLSAN, from the coding sequence ATGAATCAAAAAAAGGAAGCTCTGTTGTTGCTTGAAGACGGAACAGCATACAAAGGACTAGCTTTGGGAATACATGGAACAACTGGCGGTGAAATTTGCTTTAATACCGGAATGACAGGTTATCAGGAAATCTACACTGATCCTTCGTACTATGGGCAAATCATCGTCAACACCAATTCACACATTGGGAACTATGGCGTGCAACTGGAAGATGAGGAGGAATCGGCTTCGGTGAAGATCAGGGGAATGGTGTGCAATACGTTTTCTCAGATCTACTCGCGTGATACTGCCGACTTTTCGTTGCAGGAGTATTTTGAGAGAGCAAATATCGTTGGTATCAGCAATGTCGATACAAGACACCTGGTAAGACACGTGAGAGAGAAAGGTGTAATGAATGCAATTATCTCATCCGAGATTCTGGATGAAGCTTTGCTGATGGAAGAATTGAAGAAAATCCCTTCAATGGATGGCCTGGAATTATCTTCTCAGGTAACAACCGAGGAAGCTTACTTCGTAGGAAATGAAGCGGATAGTAAATGGCGGATCGCGGTAATGGACTATGGTATTAAGAAAAGCATTCTTACTAACCTGACTTCAAGAGGCTGCTATTGCAAAGTTTTCCCGGCCAAAACGCCATTTGAGGAAGTAATGGAGTGGCAACCAGATGGATTTTTTATATCCAATGGTCCGGGCGATCCTTCGGCGATGTTATATGCGGTGGAAAATGTGAATCAGATGATTAAGAGCAGCAAGCCATTATTTGGGATATGCCTTGGCCATCAATTGCTGGCGCTTTCGAGCGGTATCAACACATATAAAATGCATCACGGTCACAGAGGGTTGAACCACCCTGTAAAAAACCTGATAACAGGAATGTGTGAGGTAACTTCTCAAAATCACGGGTTTGCGGTCAACCACGACGAGATCGAAAGCCATCCGGATGTGGAGATCACCCACGTTAATTTGAATGACAAAACGATTGAAGGTATAAGAAGAAAGGATTATCCTGCCTTCTCAGTACAGTATCACCCGGAAGCGTCTCCGGGACCGCACGATTCGCGCTACCTTTTTGATGAGTTCATCAGTTTGCTAAGCGCAAATTAA